Sequence from the Gemmatimonas sp. genome:
ATCGAGGTGGCTGCTGCGACTGTCGAAGATGGGCACAATCGGCCGTATGTCAGACTCGTATCGGTCGGCGGTCGCCGCGGGTCGATCAGCGCGGTAGTTGAACTGGACGTGCAGGGCAGGAGCGGGGTGCAGCGCCGCGAGGTCACCGTCTTTGATGGCGACGATCTCGAGCAGACCTCCGGGCGCGCTGTCTATCGGGACTGCCGCATCGGAGAAATCCGTGCGGGGCGTGGGGAGCAGTTTGTGGAGCTGCGTGTCCCCGGCGGTGAAGTGTATCTGAAGCCCGGTGAAGCCTGGGGTGACGTCGATGGGCTGTCGGTGCATCGAGAGATGATCCGGCGCACCATCAAGGAGCATTTGGACAAGGAAAAGCGCCTGCGCCCTCAGGGGATCAAGGTGTTGTCGCTGTTCTTCATCGATGAGGTAGCCCGGTACCGGCAGTACGACGCTGACGGCAATGCGGTCAAGGGCGAGTATGCCCGGATCTTCGAAGAAGAGTACCGGCGCCTGGGCAACCACCCAGACTATCGCACGCTGTTCGCAGAAGTCGATCTGAGTCGTGCCGCGCAGGAGGTGCACGAAGGCTACTTCTCCGTGGACAAGCGATCGAAGCAGCTGGTGGACACGTCTGAGAGCAATCAGGGCGGGCGCGAGGCCGCGGAGCAGGCGTACAACCTCATCATGAAGGACAAGGAGCGGCTGCTGTCATTCGAGACACCGCTCAAGTTCATCTTCTCCCATTCTGCGCTGCGTGAAGGATGGGACAACCCCAACGTCTTCCAGATCTGTTCGCTGCGGGACATGCGAACCGAGCGCGAGCGGCGGCAGACGATCGGTCGTGGATTGCGCTTGTGCGTCAATCAGGACGGGCAGCGTTTGCGCGGGTTCGATGTCAATACATTGACCGTGATCGCGACGGAGAGCTACGAGCAGTTCGCGGCGAATCTGCAGAAGGAGATCGAGGAGGACACCGGTATCCGCTTTGGCGTTGTCGAACCGCACCAGTTTGCCTCGGTCATCGTGGTGGCGGGCGACGGCAGCACGTCCGCCTTGGGCATGGAACCGTCGAAGGCCATTTGGGAGCACTTCAAGGCTCAGGGCTACATAGACGCGAGGGGTAACGTGCAGGATGCCTTGCGAGTCGCGTTGAAGGCTGGCGCGGTGAGCATCCCGGCGGAGTACGCGACCCAGGCGGCCCAGATCGAGCACATCGTGCGCAAGCTGGCGGGGCGCCTCGAAGTCAAGAACGCCGATGAACGCCGCCAGGTGCGGCCGCGGCAGGCCGTGCTCCAAAGTGCGGAGTTCAAGGCGCTCTGGGATCGCATTAAGCACAAGACGACGTACCGGGTGGAGTTTGACAACGAGAAGCTGGTGGAGGACTGCACCCGCGCGTTGCGCGACGCCCCCGCGATTCCCAAGACCCGCCTCCAGTGGCGTAAGGCCGATATCGCGATCGGGAAAGCCGGCATCGAGGCGACAGAGCGTGCTGGGGCCCAGACGGTTGTTCTGGACGAGTCCGACATCGAGTTGCCCGATCTCCTCACGCAGCTACAGGACCGCACGCAGCTCACACGTCGGACCATCTACCGCGTGCTGACGGGCAGTGGGCGGCTGGATGATTTCAAGCGAAATCCCCAGGCGTTCATCGAGCTGGCTGCCGAAGCGATCAACCGGCGTAAGCGATTAGCGATCGTGGACGGCATCAAGTACGAGCGGTTGGGCGATGCCCACTACTACGCCCAGGAACTGTTCGAGCAGGAGGAGCTGACTGGCTACCTGAAGAACATGATCGAGAGCACCACCAAGTCCGTGTATGAGCAGGTCGTGTACGACTCGGGGACTGAGGCGGCCTTCGCCAACGACCTCGAACGGAACGAAGCAATCAAGCTCTATGCGAAGCTGCCGGGCTGGTTCCGCGTCCCTACCCCCCTCGGTAGCTACAACCCCGATTGGGCGGTGCTCGTGGAGAAGGACGGTGCGGAGCGGCTGTACCTGGTGGTTGAGACGAAGAGCAGCCTGTTCGCCGAGGATCTGCGCGATAAAGAGAGCGCCAAGATCGAGTGCGGTAAGGCGCACTTCAATGCGCTGCGGGTTGGTGAAGCGCCCGCGGTGTACAAGGTCGCCCGGTCGGTCGAGGAGCTCGTGACCTGACCAGCAGTGTGGTCGAGGGCGGCGTAAAGTGCCGCCGCCAGCGTGGGGCTCCCTCAACCGGAGCCCCATGTCTTTTTCAACTGTTTGCTTGGCTCGCCCACTCGAACGGGGGCCAGCTGCCCGCACGTGGTTCGCTGGCGCTCGACTCCCCCTGTTCGGCATGCGCCCGGCCCCCGCCGCGCCAGATGGCTAGCCACTGTGACCTCGCACGCTGCTGTGCTGGCCTACGCCCTGAATCCTGAACCGGCGCGACTCACATTCTGGCGGTAGGGTTGAGGCTGGCCCAAGCCCCCCACGGCAGTACGTGAATGCTGAGATCCAGTATGCCGGGGCCGCTCGGCTTCCATGGCCCTCGCCCCGCGGATCCCTCACCGGTGCGCCGGGGGAGGGTGTCGTGGCGTGGCCGGGCGGCACCGCTAGGCTAGGGCTCCCCAAACCGGAGCCCCTCGATGTTGGCCGTTGCTTCCCCCACACGCCGTACTTCGCCGTCGCTTTCCGCTCGTGCGTGGTTTGCCGGCGCTCTGCTCGCAGTGTTCGGCCTGCGCCCGACCCCCCGCCGCGCCCGGTGGCTGGCCACCGTCACCGCGCATGCCGCTGCGCGGCAGGAGGGGACGGCCGTCGCGGAACCCGCCCGCCGCCGTCTTGCTAGCGTCACCGATGGCGCGCTGCTGAGCCATCGCGCTGGGCGCGAGAGTTCACCGCGGATCCCTCGCCTCCGCGCGGCCCTCCCCACGCTCGCGCAGCGCGCCCAAGATGCCGCTGCGCAGGTGACCCGCCTCGAGGCCATGGTGCCGCCCGGGGCCGTCGAAGAGGCGCCGAGCTGGGTGCTCCGACTGCTGCTCGTTGCGGCGTTGATAGCGGAGGCGTTCCTGGTCTTTGGTAGCCTGGGAGCCACAAGTCTCTCCGAGACGCCAATTGCGCTGTTTTGCTCCAGCCTGGCCGCGGCGCCGATCGCGGCAGCGTTGTTGTCGCGCGCCGGGTCTACGGTCCGGCGGGCTGTCGTCTGGCGTCGCCGATGGGAGGCTAGCGACGCCGCGCTGGTGCTCCTTGCGCTCGGTGTTGCCATCGTGCTCGGGGTTGGGCTCACTCTGAGCCGCGTCGCCGATGTCCAGGAGGGCCGAACGGCCGCCCTGCTCACATCGGCCGGTTTACAGGCGGTGATTCTCACCCTCCCCCTGATCGACGGCTACCTGCACGCTTCGCCGGTGCCAGGTCTCCCGAAGGCGCGACGTCTGCGCGATCGCACCATCCGCCAGTACGACGCGGCCGTCGCCGAGCTGCGCCGGCTCGAGGCCGCGCACGCCCAGCGTGAGGTGGAGCTGGTCGCAAACGCCGAGGCGACCCACGCCGAATTCGAGCGCACCTTCGTGCGCCTGGGCGGCTCAGCGCTTGCCCCGCGAGCGACGACCGGGTGTTCTGCGGCGTACCCACCGCTGATCGGGGGGCACCGCTGATGCCGCGCTGTTGGCGTGCCCTCGCCCTCGTACTGCTGCTGCCCCTTGGGCTCGCTGCCTGCAACTCCGCCGGCGTGGAAGGAGTGCACCAGCGCCTTGCCGCCGGCATGGAGGCCATCGGCCCTCGGGTCGTCCTCCTGTACACGGACGTTTCCGCCTCGGTCCCCGATACCGCCTGGCACCAATCGCTCCGCCGGCTTTCCTGGGAGCTTCGCCCTGGGGACCGTTTGACGCTCTACGCACTTGGCGGGCGGGCGCCGGATGCCCCGGTGCTCGATACGGTCGTGCCAGGTGGCGTCGCCGAACGCCTGTCGAGCGGGCTGGGGCTTTCCACGAGGATGAGTCGCAAGGAGCACGACCAGGTCGCCCGCGGGCTGTCGGATGCCCTGATCGCGGCCACCGGCAGGGCCCGGGCGTCCGATCCCGGCTCCCGTACCGCCGTGGTGGACGCGGTGTGCCACGCGGTGGCCACGAGCCAGACCATCCCCGATGGGCAGACGGTGGTGGTGCTGTTCACCGACGGGCAAGAGGAGAGCCCCCTCGCGAATGTGGCCCGTAAGCGCCCGACCGCCGCTCACGCCCGCCAGCTGGCGGTGGCGATCCGGCGGGACGGCCGCTGCCCCACAGGTGGCGCGTGGCCACTACTCCGGCTCGTCGGGCTCCGACACCCGACCGATCCCCAGGCGCTCCGTCGCTGGTGGGAGACGCTGCTCAACGACCTAGGGGCGCCGCCCACGCGCACCGATGTCACCACGCATTCGCTCACCGCGCTGCTCGACGCGCCCGTCCGCATGCCCCCCGCGGTGAGGGATCCGCGGGGAACGTCCTCGTCACGCTCGATACAGGAGGCCGCGCCATGAATACGACCATCATTCCGCGATTCAACGCGCGTTCGCTCGACCTTGTGGTGACCGGCCTCGTCGATCTTCCGACCGCAGTGCACCTCGTCGAATACCTCGATGCCGCCTGCCACTATTACTGTTACTCGCGGGTGACACTCGACGCCTCGTACGCACGCTGGCGTTCGCGCGCTGCTCAACATGTCGGGGCGGTGCTCCGTGCGGCACAGCAGGGTGGCGTGGAGGTCGATCTCAAGGCCCCGGAACCCATACGTCAGCGTCTGTTGGTCGGCGAGCCGCCGCGAGGCGGCGTGGTCCGCCCTCGGCGCGTGGGGTTCCACGGATGACCAAGCCCCTCGACCTGACAACGCCGGTCGATGTGCCCGAGCTCGCGAGTATTGGGCTCACGGTTGACCGTGCGGCTCTTACACGCGGAATCCTCGTGCTCGGTTCGACAGGCAGCGGCAAGACCGCTTCCGTGCTGGCCCCGCTGCTTTTCGGGTTGCTCCGGGAGCGAGAGGCCGCACCTCTTGAGCATCGCAGTGCCGTCGTCGTGATCGACCCCAAGCGAGAGCTCGCATCGCCGGTACTGGCGTCGTGCGCGGGCGTGCATGTGATCGCCGCTGAAGGGACACCCCCAATCGATGCGTTCGGCTCCATCGACCGTGACCGAGCCGACGCCGGGGTCTACACCGATCATCTGCTCGCGCTGGCGGGCGAGTCGTGGGAGGGTGTGCGCGATCCGTTTTGGCGGACCTCGGGTCGCGAAGTCCTTCGCGACTGCGTGGCGCTCGATCTTGAGTTTGCCGTGATCGGGGGCGGGGTAGCCGATGGTCACATCCGGCGAGCACTCTTCTGGCGTGATCTGGCCCAAACCTGCGTGAATGCCGGCCGCCTCACGGCGCCAGAGGCGCGGCTGCTCCAATCCTCGCAGCTGCCCATCAGCCGCTATCTCTGCCTACTGCGCCTGCTCGCCAGGGAACCCGGAGCGGGGCCGTTGCCAGTCAAGCCAAGTGGCGCCGATCTGGTACTCACGACGCTGACGGCGCACCTGCCGTCGTTCGCCCCCCAGGCGCTCTGGCGATTGCCGGAGCTGGCCAATGAGACGGCGACTTCAGTTGTGGCGACTGCAGCGAGTCTTGTCGGGGCGCTGTCGAGCGCGCGGGTCCAGCGTGCGGTGCGGTTGGACGTGCTGCCAGCGGTGCGGCCGACTCAGCGTTTGTCGCTGTTCGAGACCATCCGGCGCGGCGAGGTGGTGATCTACCAGCCTGCCGATTCCAGCGACGAGAGCGCAGCGATCGGCCGCGCCCTCAAGTCGGCAGTGTACAACGCCGTGTTGTACGGTGCTGCGTGCCTCCCCGACGGTCGACCGCAGCGGCTGGCCGCATTGGTGATCGACGAGTGGCCCGTCGTAGTGACCGCGGGCGGCGTGGCGGATCACGAGTACCTCGCGCTCTGCCGCGGTTTCGGGGGGGCCACCATTCTCGGCGCCCAGTCGCTGGCGGCGATTCGCGAGCGGCTACCGGGCCGGTCCACCGACGCGGTACGGGCGGCGATTACGAACACCGCGACGCGTGTGCAGCTGGCCACCACCTGTCCGGACACCGTCCAAGAGCTTCGCCATCTGGTAGGCCCCCCGCCCGTTCCGGGGCCGCACCTTTTGGACGTCCGCTCCCCCGCGCATTTCCTACCCGGTGAAGCCGTGTGGGTCGCGCCTGGCGCCTGGGGGATTGGGCGGGTAAAGCTTTGCAGTTCCTTGCCTCGATGGAACGCTCCCATGCGTCAGGAACTGACTCCGCTCCAGAGCGCCCAGCTCACCATTGAGCTCTGAATCGAGCCTGCGAAACGAAAAGATGGGACCGCATGATCCACCTCGGCGAAGTGGATTATTATAATGCTACAAATATGCCGCGCCGTTCAACGACAAAACAGTCGCAGCTACGCCAGCTCGACGAACTGGTCGTCGAGATCAAACCGTCGGCGGCCGATTGGCCGGTGCCCGACGGGGGCTGGATCGCAAGCATACGCGACGCGCTCGGGATGACCGGCGAACAGCTCGGCCGCCGTCTTGGGATCACTCGGTCATCGGTTAGAGCGCTCGAGCTTCGCGAGCGTGATGGGGGGGCCACGCTTGAGGCGCTCCGAGCCACTGCCGCTGTCTTGGGCTGTGATTTCGTGTACGCGCTTATTCCGAAAACGGGAAGCTTTGAGGCCACGCTACGTATGCAGGCCGAGCTTGCCGAGGCTGGCGGATCGGGGACCGAAACCAAGGCCCAAGATCGCGAAGAGCGCATAAGAGAGCTGATGC
This genomic interval carries:
- a CDS encoding type IV secretion system DNA-binding domain-containing protein, coding for MTKPLDLTTPVDVPELASIGLTVDRAALTRGILVLGSTGSGKTASVLAPLLFGLLREREAAPLEHRSAVVVIDPKRELASPVLASCAGVHVIAAEGTPPIDAFGSIDRDRADAGVYTDHLLALAGESWEGVRDPFWRTSGREVLRDCVALDLEFAVIGGGVADGHIRRALFWRDLAQTCVNAGRLTAPEARLLQSSQLPISRYLCLLRLLAREPGAGPLPVKPSGADLVLTTLTAHLPSFAPQALWRLPELANETATSVVATAASLVGALSSARVQRAVRLDVLPAVRPTQRLSLFETIRRGEVVIYQPADSSDESAAIGRALKSAVYNAVLYGAACLPDGRPQRLAALVIDEWPVVVTAGGVADHEYLALCRGFGGATILGAQSLAAIRERLPGRSTDAVRAAITNTATRVQLATTCPDTVQELRHLVGPPPVPGPHLLDVRSPAHFLPGEAVWVAPGAWGIGRVKLCSSLPRWNAPMRQELTPLQSAQLTIEL
- a CDS encoding helix-turn-helix domain-containing protein encodes the protein MIHLGEVDYYNATNMPRRSTTKQSQLRQLDELVVEIKPSAADWPVPDGGWIASIRDALGMTGEQLGRRLGITRSSVRALELRERDGGATLEALRATAAVLGCDFVYALIPKTGSFEATLRMQAELAEAGGSGTETKAQDREERIRELMQRRPRVLWEPTAVGDTDVEAPRRKGKKPGRPKGSKAVDRPESVLRETDGGPSVRRSTPKGVEEVPETSGRSGVNGAPSSRTPRSQPVAEDAAAKASRRNPRRIRPAADAEQLDAFG
- a CDS encoding DEAD/DEAH box helicase family protein encodes the protein MKLHFESDLDYQLHAIESVCDLFRGQEICRTEFTVTRDPHDAQMRLGFAHTDLGVGNRLTLLDDELLRNLNVVQIRNGLAPSGTLASGDFTVEMETGTGKTYVYLRTIFELNRRFGFTKFVIVVPSIAIKEGVYKSLQIMEDHFKALYSGVPFEFFLYDSAKLGQVRNFATSAHIQIMVVTVGAINKQDVNNLYKDSEKTGGEKPIDLIKATSPVVIVDEPQSVDGGLKGAGKQALGAMSPLCTLRYSATHADKHHMVYRLDAVDAYERRLVKQIEVAAATVEDGHNRPYVRLVSVGGRRGSISAVVELDVQGRSGVQRREVTVFDGDDLEQTSGRAVYRDCRIGEIRAGRGEQFVELRVPGGEVYLKPGEAWGDVDGLSVHREMIRRTIKEHLDKEKRLRPQGIKVLSLFFIDEVARYRQYDADGNAVKGEYARIFEEEYRRLGNHPDYRTLFAEVDLSRAAQEVHEGYFSVDKRSKQLVDTSESNQGGREAAEQAYNLIMKDKERLLSFETPLKFIFSHSALREGWDNPNVFQICSLRDMRTERERRQTIGRGLRLCVNQDGQRLRGFDVNTLTVIATESYEQFAANLQKEIEEDTGIRFGVVEPHQFASVIVVAGDGSTSALGMEPSKAIWEHFKAQGYIDARGNVQDALRVALKAGAVSIPAEYATQAAQIEHIVRKLAGRLEVKNADERRQVRPRQAVLQSAEFKALWDRIKHKTTYRVEFDNEKLVEDCTRALRDAPAIPKTRLQWRKADIAIGKAGIEATERAGAQTVVLDESDIELPDLLTQLQDRTQLTRRTIYRVLTGSGRLDDFKRNPQAFIELAAEAINRRKRLAIVDGIKYERLGDAHYYAQELFEQEELTGYLKNMIESTTKSVYEQVVYDSGTEAAFANDLERNEAIKLYAKLPGWFRVPTPLGSYNPDWAVLVEKDGAERLYLVVETKSSLFAEDLRDKESAKIECGKAHFNALRVGEAPAVYKVARSVEELVT